From Coffea arabica cultivar ET-39 chromosome 2e, Coffea Arabica ET-39 HiFi, whole genome shotgun sequence, the proteins below share one genomic window:
- the LOC113732221 gene encoding protein gamma response 1, giving the protein MDGNLQKSPQLGSTDDSMEFKYISGLSTILVATIQEAKDRISQIEYVFCSQIYPHFQAKSKTLQRLYSEARESAENACKEREKDLLLQIGKLQLEKQQFCAEISSLKLEREEFASIGLSPDSIRSLQEDLQQKTKEVGALQVEVKQWHDMYNVAEKLVEDRDKELKELDDKHWKLFTEHTYLEREVKGLKSELANKTREFDAAMGLQLTLLQMVRSNTSLMMDKEEEQLTDHQGDADLIIRRFGIMNGKIDELQEELRKKNEEIEKGRKVRENLLKKVESQASEIMEHEQQLNEYEKEKRLLATRLVNLQNDINFLEKEIGKKNDEVEEGRILQEQLMQQIDSYNFEKLKIQKDFEELVKEKRQLLEKLGRGPEEKVDMHQPNLQEGSQGSSEEMELHGKLLQQIEAKDSQLMSEKQKRKEVIVAYKNLKSQYNFLCSKYGLTTENALPQNRMEDQSDTLGLNHSPLTSVDVNKGPNASGVSGEAERRKGEGEELKNDKEVQLNQRSNSVSPSRSRTSIQPKTFASVKSCPPAGTKRPVSYWRNTRSNQSKLGPDLHDDFLDTPLEKIRGDLGNAIKDQICNPPQPAQKDIEFNSSDDETEDMNVDREKCQTSPRRPGTSNFKFVEPVRKKTVRENLKGIECKQCKKFYDAVLPNECKEGNGNGQNMRCEHHDGVSRHRYRYAPPLTPEGFWNIGFESEM; this is encoded by the exons ATGGATGGGAATTTGCAGAAGTCACCACAATTAGGGTCTACTGATGACAGCATGGAGTTCAAGTATATATCAGGGCTCAGTACTATTCTGGTTGCCACAATTCAGGAAGCTAAAGATAGGATTTCCCAGATTGAATATGTATTTTGCAGTCAAATTTATCCGCATTTTCAGGCAAAATCTAAGACCCTTCAGAGGTTGTATTCTGAAGCCAGAGAATCTGCGGAAAATGCTtgcaaagagagagaaaaagatcTGCTACTTCAAATTGGAAAGCTTCAGCTCGAAAAGCAACAGTTTTGTGCTGAAATCAGCTCTCTGAAGTTGGAGAGGGAAGAATTTGCTAGTATTGGCTTGTCTCCAGATAGTATTCGCAGTCTCCAAGAAGACCTGCAACAGAAGACTAAAGAAGTAGGCGCATTGCAGGTAGAAGTGAAACAGTGGCATGATATGTATAATGTCGCAGAGAAGCTGGTGGAAGACAGAGACAAGGAGCTGAAAGAACTTGATGACAAACATTGGAAGCTATTTACAGAGCACACATATCTGGAGAGGGAAGTCAAGGGATTGAAATCAGAGCTAGCAAACAAGACTAGGGAATTTGATGCTGCAATGGGATTACAGCTTACACTTCTCCAAATGGTTCGATCAAATACTTCCCTAATGATGGATAAAGAAGAGGAACAGTTGACAGATCACCAAGGAGATGCAGATTTAATTATTAGAAGATTTGGGATTATGAATGGGAAGATTGACGAGCTTCAGGAGGAActgagaaaaaagaatgaggaaattgaaaagggaagaaaagtgCGGGAGAATCTCCTGAAAAAGGTCGAATCACAGGCCTCGGAAATAATGGAGCATGAGCAGCAATTGAACGAATATGAGAAGGAGAAAAGGCTACTCGCCACAAGACTAGTAAATTTACAGAATGATATAAATTTTCTAGAGAAGGAGAtaggaaagaaaaatgatgaagtggaagaaggaagaattttGCAAGAACAGCTGATGCAGCAGATTGATTCATACAATTTTGAAAAGTTGAAAATACAGAAGGATTTTGAAGAGCTTGTGAAGGAGAAGCGACAGCTTCTGGAGAAACTAGGAAGAGGCCCAGAAGAGAAGGTTGATATGCATCAACCCAATCTGCAAGAGGGAAGCCAGGGGTCCTCAGAAGAAATGGAATTACACGGGAAGTTACTTCAGCAGATTGAAGCAAAAGACTCCCAGTTAATGTCTGAAAAGCAGAAACGAAAGGAAGTCATTGTTGCTTATAAGAATCTCAAATCTCAGTACAACTTTTTGTGTTCAAAGTATGGTCTTACTACAGAAAATGCGCTGCCCCAAAATAGAATGGAAGATCAGAGTGACACCTTGGGGCTGAATCATAGCCCATTAACTTCGGTTG ATGTCAACAAAGGTCCAAATGCCTCTGGTGTTAGTGGTGAAGCAGAAAGAAGGAAAGGTGAGGGAGAAGAGTTGAAGAATGACAAGGAAGTCCAGTTAAATCAAAGATCAAACTCTGTCTCCCCTTCTAGGTCAAGAACTTCTATCCAACCAAAAACCTTTGCCAGTGTAAAATCTTGCCCACCAGCTGGAACAAAACGTCCTGTGTCTTATTGGAGAAATACGAGGTCTAACCAGAGTAAACTTGGACCTGATCTCCATGATGATTTTCTTGATACCCCCTTGGAGAAAATTAGAGGAGACTTAGGCAATGCCATTAAGGATCAAATTTGTAATCCTCCACAACCAGCTCAAAAAGACATAGAATTCAACAGCTCTGATGACGAGACAGAAGACATGAATGTTGACCGTGAAAAGTGTCAAACCTCACCTCGGAGGCCTGGAACATCAAATTTCAAGTTTGTGGAACCAGTAAGAAAGAAAACTGTGAGGGAAAACCTGAAAGGAATTGAATGCAAGCAATGCAAAAAGTTCTATGATGCTGTTCTTCCCAATGAATGTAAGGAGGGGAATGGCAATGGACAAAACATGCGGTGTGAGCATCATGATGGAGTTTCAAGACATCGTTACAGGTATGCTCCTCCTCTGACTCCTGAAGGATTCTGGAACATAGGGTTTGAGTCAGAGATGTGA
- the LOC113728853 gene encoding mitochondrial metalloendopeptidase OMA1-like, with amino-acid sequence MGFSHFRSKLPNFLSTTQKKLPTFNQNAAFFTEFRFLRHQQQQRLQIEKSIIMPVRKYSRFTSLSGLGLKNVKKSFRTGNNTTLVLLGSNGRRRMCYSSQASNDEEPSSPFREWLRIRMRSVGKCVVFVMIFGSLQVVPCSDRVHLVLSTDLLSKFFDRVKWENYQREYRGTILSPTSPEGVRVGKILGKILEGMYDGLGLQHDYHASIYSPEKIDCDHFSMAVQSDDGQKEISPQRRDGRFGIRYGTKHVEGMNWEVMLVDSDFHNAEYLSDGKIVFYTGVLTLAGSEEGRRMIKDADSFDAFIDAVIATSLSHEVGHGLAHHKAELFMRGLWLYVLLVSPFLRHVGILPIGLLWALIYSFLSRRDELEADHIGMMLMAAAGYDPLYAPIVRWWHSLYGPDEHAFSTHPSCERRAKILAQDEMVKQAMDVYKKVKAGQRFSFFN; translated from the exons ATGGGTTTCTCGCATTTCAGATCAAAGCTCCCAAATTTCCTCAGCACAACCCAGAAAAAGCTTCCAACTTTCAACCAAAATGCAGCTTTCTTTACCGAGTTCAGGTTTCTGCGTCATCAGCAACAGCAAAGACTTCAAATAGAGAAGTCCATCATAATGCCTGTAAGAAAATATTCAAGGTTTACATCTTTATCTGGGCTTGGCTTGAAAAATGTTAAGAAATCATTTAGGACTGGCAATAATACAactttagtactacttggaagtaatggaagaagaagaatgtgTTACTCTTCCCAAGCTAGTAATGATGAAGAACCCTCTTCTCCCTTTCGGGAATGGCTTAGGATTCGTATGAGATCTGTGGGTAAATGTGTGGTCTTTGTTATGATCTTTGGTAGTTTGCAGGTGGTTCCTTGTTCTGATAGAGTTCATCTGGTGCTAAGTACTGACTTACTGTCAAAGTTCTTCGACAGGGTAAAATGGGAGAACTATCAAAGGGAATACAGGGGAACAATACTCTCCCCAACAAGCCCAGAAGGTGTTCGAGTGGGGAAGATTTTAGGAAAGATACTTGAAGGAATGTATGATGGTTTGGGGCTCCAACATGACTACCATGCTTCTATTTACTCTCCTGAGAAAATTGATTGTGATCATTTTAGCATGGCTGTTCAATCTGATGATGGTCAGAAGGAGATCAGCCCACAAAGAAGGGATGGAAGATTTGGGATAAGATATGGTACTAAGCATGTGGAAGGAATGAATTGGGAAGTGATGCTGGTTGATTCTGATTTTCATAATGCCGAGTATCTTTCTGATGGAAAGATTGTATTTTACACTGGGGTGCTAACATTGGCAGGGAGCGAAGAAGGTAGAAGGATGATCAAAGATGCAGACTCCTTTGATGCGTTTATTGATGCTGTTATAGCAACTAGCCTGTCGCATGAG GTAGGACACGGATTGGCACACCATAAAGCAGAACTTTTCATGAGGGGCTTATGGCTTTATGTCCTTCTAGTTTCGCCTTTTCTCCGTCATGTTGGTATCCTACCAATTGGATTGTTGTGGGCTTTGATTTACTCTTTCCTCTCAAGGAG GGATGAGCTCGAAGCAGATCATATTGGAATGATGCTAATGGCTGCAGCTGGCTACGACCCTCTATATGCTCCAATAGTAAGATGGTGGCATAGCCTGTATGGTCCAGATGAACATGCATTCTCAACTCATCCATCTTGTGAAAGAAGAGCTAAAATTCTTGCccaagatgaaatggtgaagcaAGCAATGGATGTATATAAGAAAGTTAAAGCGGGTCAGAGATTCAGCTTCTTCAATTGA
- the LOC113732224 gene encoding large ribosomal subunit protein eL31, with protein MVEKGNKPRKEEVVTREYTINLHKRLHGCTFKKKAPKAIKEIRKFAQKAMGTTDVRVDVKLNKFVWSRGIRSVPRRVRVRIARKRNEDEDAKEELYSLVTVTEVPEGFKGLGTKVIDDDDE; from the exons ATGGTTGAGAAGGGAAATAAGCCCAGGAAGGAGGAGGTTGTTACAAGGGAGTACACCATCAACCTCCACAAACGCCTCCATGGATG CACATTTAAGAAGAAAGCTCCAAAAGCCATCAAGGAAATCAGGAAGTTTGCCCAGAAGGCCATGGGAACAACTGATGTTAGAGTTGATGTGAAGCTGAACAAGTTCGTTTGGAGCCGTGGGATCCGCAGTGTGCCAAGAAGAGTCCGTGTCCGAATTGCACGCAAGAgaaatgaagatgaagatgcCAAGGAGGAGCTTTACTCCTTGGTTACTGTTACTGAAGTTCCCGAGGGATTCAAGGGGTTGGGTACTAAAGttattgatgatgatgatgagtgA